GCATCCAGTTCACGCCGGATTTGATGCCGACCGACATCCTGGGCACCAACATGATTTTGGAAGACGCCGACGGCCGCAAGCGCTTCCAGTTCCAACACGGACCGATTTTCGCGCAGATCGTGTTGGCCGACGAAATCAACCGCGCCACGCCCAAAACGCAGTCGGCGCTGCTGCAGGCGATGCAGGAACGGTCGGTGTCGATCGCGGGCACGACCTTTGATCTGGAGCTGCCGTTTTTCGTGCTGGCCACCCAGAACCCGATCGAAATGGAAGGCACCTATCCGCTGCCCGAGGCGCAAATCGACCGCTTCCTGACCAAGATCCAAATCGAATACCCGTCCCAGAAAGACTTGATGGCCATCCTCGATCAGACGACCGGCATCGAAACCCCCGCGGCGTCGCGGGTTATGGACGGCAAGCAGATTATCGCGGCACAGCAACTCGCCGCGCAGATCCCCGTGCCCGACCACGTGCGCGAAGCGGTGACCCACCTGGTGCTCGCCACGCACCCGGAAAGCGAGCTGTCGGGCGATAAAGTCAAAAAGTACGTGCGCTACGGCGCCAGCCCCCGCGGCGGCCAGGCGCTGCTGACCACGGCGAAGGTGTCGGCGCTGATCGACGGCCGCTACTCGGTGAGCATCGACGACGTGCGCGACGTGCTGCACATCTGCCTGCGGCACCGGCTGCTGCTTTCCTTCGAGGGCGAGGCCGAAGGCATGAACACCGACCACCTCCTCAATGAGGTCGCTGCGACGGTCCTAAAGTAAAACCGCCAGGCAGTGCCAGGCAGTGCCTGGACCGGGTAAGACCCGGTGCTGGGACCGGGTGCATCCGACGACGTTGCCGTCACCGCGACCGCTCCCGTTGGTCGCTTTGCGAGCCCGGGCAAGGCCCGGCGCTAAACCCGCGTGCATCGGGCGACGATGTTGTCACGGCGACCGGCGTCTTCGCCGTCTTTACGAGTCACACACAAAACCGTAGGAGCCGGGGCGCCATAGGCTCACCGCCATCGGCGGGGAGGCTGTGCGGCTCA
The window above is part of the Candidatus Lernaella stagnicola genome. Proteins encoded here:
- a CDS encoding MoxR family ATPase: MTDYKARVAEFADTFKQVRAEVGKVIVGQETVVLDLLKTVFANGHALIEGVPGLGKTLLVSTLGQVFDLSTGRIQFTPDLMPTDILGTNMILEDADGRKRFQFQHGPIFAQIVLADEINRATPKTQSALLQAMQERSVSIAGTTFDLELPFFVLATQNPIEMEGTYPLPEAQIDRFLTKIQIEYPSQKDLMAILDQTTGIETPAASRVMDGKQIIAAQQLAAQIPVPDHVREAVTHLVLATHPESELSGDKVKKYVRYGASPRGGQALLTTAKVSALIDGRYSVSIDDVRDVLHICLRHRLLLSFEGEAEGMNTDHLLNEVAATVLK